A genomic stretch from Chloroflexota bacterium includes:
- a CDS encoding RDD family protein: MTDQSPAAPPAPPAPPAAPESGWAGAPVTTPITRPGPMPGWHYAGFWVRFLAILIDAIVIGLLSAALIPITGAQITTTTNGVVTVNYAENAYSALIGLVYFIGFWAWRGQTVGMMPFNMQVVGVADGKKIDLVRGLLRYVGFIISIIPLFLGLIWAAFDSRKQGWHDKIASTVVIRPN; this comes from the coding sequence GTGACCGATCAGTCCCCGGCCGCGCCGCCCGCGCCACCTGCCCCACCCGCCGCGCCGGAGTCCGGCTGGGCGGGCGCACCTGTCACCACCCCGATCACACGCCCGGGACCGATGCCCGGGTGGCACTACGCCGGCTTCTGGGTCCGCTTCCTGGCAATCCTGATCGATGCGATCGTCATCGGGCTGCTGTCTGCAGCACTCATTCCAATCACTGGCGCGCAGATCACCACCACGACGAATGGAGTCGTGACGGTGAACTACGCGGAGAACGCGTACAGCGCGCTCATCGGGCTCGTGTACTTCATCGGCTTCTGGGCCTGGCGCGGTCAGACCGTCGGCATGATGCCGTTCAACATGCAGGTGGTGGGCGTCGCCGATGGCAAGAAGATCGACCTGGTGCGCGGTCTGTTGCGCTATGTCGGGTTCATCATCTCGATCATTCCGCTCTTCCTGGGCCTCATCTGGGCCGCCTTCGACTCGCGCAAGCAGGGCTGGCACGACAAGATCGCATCGACGGTGGTGATCCGCCCGAATTGA
- the dnaJ gene encoding molecular chaperone DnaJ, translated as MAVKRDYYEVLGVPRDASDEEIKRSYRRAAQRHHPDIDSSDGAEARFKELSEAYRVLSDRQRRTAYDMFGHSGVDGVGAGGFEGGFGGGFGPFGDIFDAFFGGSPAGTRGRRRVVAGADLRYDLTIEFSEAVSGVTREISFPTLARCSVCEGSGAEPGSEPEKCPECNGTGEKRRVSQTILGQMVNITACPRCAGEGRIVSTPCATCRADGRVREQRTLNVEVPAGIESGQRIAIEGQGEAGPRGGPPGDLYVAVTVREHAQLLRRGTELFYELPVTFPQAALGATLEIPTVEGTEPMEIPAGTQSGAELRLRGRGVPRLRGVGRGDLHVIVTVVIPPKPSKRERELLKELGEVSSPPVLPKGGPSLVDRLRDLFG; from the coding sequence ATGGCTGTCAAGCGTGACTACTACGAGGTGCTGGGCGTTCCGCGCGACGCCTCCGACGAGGAGATCAAGCGGTCCTACCGGCGCGCTGCGCAGCGCCACCACCCGGACATCGACTCGAGCGACGGGGCGGAGGCGCGTTTCAAGGAGCTGAGCGAGGCGTACCGCGTCCTCTCCGACCGGCAGCGTCGAACCGCGTACGACATGTTCGGCCACAGCGGAGTGGATGGAGTGGGCGCAGGCGGCTTCGAGGGTGGCTTCGGCGGTGGGTTCGGGCCGTTCGGCGACATCTTCGACGCCTTCTTCGGCGGCTCGCCGGCAGGCACCCGCGGACGCCGACGCGTGGTTGCCGGCGCCGACCTGCGCTACGACCTGACCATCGAGTTCAGTGAGGCCGTCTCTGGCGTCACGCGCGAGATCAGCTTTCCGACCCTCGCGCGCTGCTCGGTCTGCGAGGGGTCCGGGGCCGAGCCGGGAAGCGAGCCGGAGAAGTGCCCGGAGTGCAACGGCACCGGCGAAAAGCGGCGCGTCAGTCAGACGATCCTGGGCCAGATGGTAAACATCACCGCCTGCCCCCGCTGCGCCGGCGAGGGTCGCATCGTGTCCACGCCCTGCGCAACCTGCCGAGCCGACGGCCGCGTCCGCGAGCAGCGCACGTTGAATGTCGAAGTGCCCGCTGGCATCGAGTCCGGTCAGCGGATCGCGATCGAGGGGCAGGGCGAGGCCGGTCCCCGCGGCGGCCCGCCCGGCGATCTGTACGTCGCGGTCACGGTGCGCGAGCATGCTCAGCTCCTCCGCCGCGGCACGGAGCTCTTCTATGAGCTGCCTGTCACATTCCCGCAGGCAGCCCTTGGCGCAACGCTCGAGATCCCGACGGTCGAAGGCACTGAGCCGATGGAGATCCCGGCCGGGACCCAGAGCGGCGCCGAGCTGCGCCTCCGCGGCCGCGGTGTGCCCCGGCTGCGAGGCGTGGGTCGCGGCGACCTGCACGTGATCGTGACGGTCGTGATCCCGCCAAAGCCCTCGAAGCGTGAGCGTGAGCTGCTCAAGGAGCTCGGGGAGGTCAGCTCGCCCCCGGTCCTGCCCAAGGGCGGTCCAAGCCTGGTCGATCGGCTTCGCGATCTGTTCGGCTAG
- a CDS encoding 50S ribosomal protein L11 methyltransferase — protein MRWLELTVTCDNEAIEAVSEIFGRVGQGSAVRPTRLIRDPADELSAREDPTAPYEITAHIPEDEEAPAAVESTERALWHLQAFGLRPVGELRVRSVDDADWTDAWKAGYAPQRIGRVAIVPSWLDESIGTDEVALRLDPGMAFGTGLHPTTRGCLTLLQEISPMPPVVLDVGSGSGILALAALRLGADGAVCYDTDPLAVEATLANAAANDLADRVTAQLGSLPLTPPGEAYRLVLANLVAAVLVDLAESLAAHTARGGTLLASGIIEGRAEEVLAALAGAGFSLENRLDDGEWVSLRLAIPASPHRAP, from the coding sequence GTGCGCTGGCTGGAGCTGACGGTCACTTGCGACAACGAGGCGATCGAGGCGGTCAGCGAGATCTTCGGCCGCGTTGGGCAGGGGTCTGCGGTACGGCCCACGCGCCTGATCCGGGATCCCGCGGACGAGCTGTCCGCTCGTGAAGACCCGACTGCACCGTACGAGATCACTGCCCACATCCCCGAAGACGAGGAGGCCCCAGCCGCGGTCGAGTCCACGGAGCGGGCGCTATGGCATCTCCAGGCCTTCGGGCTGCGCCCGGTCGGCGAGCTGCGAGTCCGCTCGGTCGACGACGCGGACTGGACCGACGCCTGGAAGGCCGGCTACGCCCCGCAGCGCATCGGGCGCGTGGCGATCGTGCCTTCCTGGCTGGATGAATCGATCGGGACCGATGAGGTGGCCCTGCGCCTGGACCCCGGCATGGCCTTCGGCACCGGCCTCCATCCGACGACGCGCGGCTGCCTTACGCTTCTCCAGGAGATCTCGCCGATGCCTCCCGTCGTGCTCGACGTGGGCTCCGGGTCCGGGATCCTGGCCCTGGCGGCCCTGCGCCTCGGGGCGGATGGAGCAGTCTGCTACGACACTGATCCACTCGCCGTGGAGGCAACACTCGCCAACGCCGCGGCCAACGACCTGGCGGATCGGGTCACCGCCCAACTCGGGTCGTTGCCGCTCACGCCACCCGGCGAGGCCTATCGGCTGGTCCTTGCCAACCTCGTCGCAGCCGTGCTGGTCGACCTGGCCGAATCGCTCGCCGCCCACACTGCTCGCGGCGGTACGTTGCTGGCCAGCGGCATCATTGAAGGGCGTGCCGAGGAGGTCCTCGCCGCTCTCGCCGGCGCGGGCTTTAGCCTCGAGAATCGCCTTGACGACGGTGAGTGGGTCTCGCTTCGATTAGCGATTCCCGCTTCGCCACATCGGGCGCCTTGA
- a CDS encoding dihydrofolate reductase family protein has protein sequence MQLTITTFLSVDGVMQGPGGPDEDRSDGFDRGGWLVPHFDEATGQFMIEVFDKADAFLLGRRTYEIFAAYWPKVTDPEDPIANPLNTLPKYVVSTRLRSAEWHDSTIIKGDVPGEVARLKAMPGRELQVHGSGTLARTLLENDLVDEWRLLVFPVIVGAGRRLFPDLGVATGLRLVDSRTTGSGTAIHVYQPTGRAEFGEVEPPPPSL, from the coding sequence ATGCAACTCACGATCACGACGTTTCTCTCGGTCGACGGTGTCATGCAGGGTCCGGGTGGCCCGGATGAGGATCGCAGCGACGGGTTCGACCGCGGCGGATGGCTGGTGCCGCACTTCGACGAGGCGACCGGCCAGTTCATGATCGAGGTCTTCGACAAGGCGGACGCCTTTCTGCTGGGGCGGCGAACCTACGAGATCTTCGCGGCGTACTGGCCGAAGGTGACCGACCCGGAGGATCCGATTGCGAACCCACTCAACACCCTGCCCAAGTACGTCGTCTCGACGAGGCTCCGCTCCGCAGAATGGCATGATTCGACCATCATCAAGGGCGACGTCCCCGGCGAGGTGGCGAGGCTCAAGGCGATGCCGGGCCGCGAGCTTCAGGTTCACGGCAGCGGTACCCTCGCCCGCACGTTGCTCGAGAACGACCTCGTCGACGAGTGGCGCCTGCTTGTCTTCCCGGTCATCGTCGGAGCGGGCCGGCGTCTGTTCCCCGACCTCGGAGTCGCTACCGGTCTTCGTCTCGTCGACTCACGTACGACCGGCTCCGGCACGGCAATCCACGTCTATCAGCCGACCGGCCGTGCCGAGTTTGGAGAGGTCGAGCCTCCGCCGCCGAGCCTGTGA
- a CDS encoding RsmE family RNA methyltransferase: MSRFFVEPAAIVGERFPIPSSIAHQLSRVLRLRDGDEITLLDGLGGEVRCRLEGGDCVVLARGVAGGEPKHELTVWQALLKGDHLEPVVRHGTEIGIARFGLFVSERCIARELSPRRLERLQAVVREAAEQSERGIVPPVDAPIPFAEALKTAAPGSVLLFERHEGTRLTEVEAPPSVFIGPEGGFSPDEVAAAERAGLEIAGLGPRILRSETVAVAVAAAILSRTGDFA, translated from the coding sequence GTGTCCCGATTCTTCGTGGAGCCGGCGGCGATCGTGGGGGAACGGTTTCCGATCCCTTCGAGCATTGCCCACCAGCTATCGCGCGTTCTGCGGCTGCGCGATGGCGACGAGATCACGCTGCTCGATGGTCTGGGTGGGGAGGTGCGATGTCGACTCGAGGGGGGCGACTGCGTCGTTCTTGCGCGAGGCGTGGCTGGGGGCGAGCCGAAGCACGAGCTCACCGTCTGGCAAGCACTTCTGAAGGGCGACCACCTCGAGCCGGTCGTTCGGCATGGGACGGAGATCGGGATCGCGCGGTTCGGACTGTTCGTGAGCGAGCGCTGTATCGCGCGCGAGCTGAGCCCGCGACGGCTGGAGCGGCTGCAAGCCGTCGTCCGCGAGGCAGCCGAGCAGTCGGAGCGGGGAATCGTGCCGCCGGTCGACGCGCCGATTCCGTTTGCGGAAGCGCTGAAGACCGCTGCGCCCGGTTCGGTCCTGCTGTTCGAGCGGCACGAGGGCACGCGGCTCACCGAGGTGGAGGCGCCGCCGAGCGTTTTCATCGGTCCGGAGGGAGGGTTCAGCCCTGACGAGGTCGCAGCCGCAGAGCGGGCGGGATTGGAGATTGCTGGCTTGGGGCCGCGCATCCTGCGCTCGGAGACGGTGGCCGTCGCCGTTGCGGCGGCGATCTTGTCGCGGACCGGCGACTTCGCCTAG
- a CDS encoding histidine triad nucleotide-binding protein, with protein sequence MADRDPTYQAECLFCRIAAGEIPADRVFEDEAVIVFRDINPKAPTHVVAIPRRHIASAADLTDADGDLLAALFSALRHVAGKAGLSGYRILTNVGAESGQSVFHLHFHLLGGRSMTWPPG encoded by the coding sequence ATGGCCGATCGCGACCCCACCTACCAGGCCGAATGCCTCTTCTGCCGGATCGCGGCGGGCGAGATCCCGGCGGACCGGGTCTTCGAGGACGAGGCGGTGATCGTGTTCCGCGACATCAACCCGAAGGCGCCGACGCATGTCGTGGCCATCCCGCGCCGCCACATCGCGTCAGCCGCAGACCTGACCGATGCCGATGGAGACCTGCTTGCTGCCCTCTTCAGCGCGCTCCGACACGTGGCCGGGAAGGCGGGACTGAGCGGCTACCGGATCCTGACCAACGTGGGCGCCGAATCCGGGCAGAGCGTGTTCCACCTCCACTTTCACCTGCTCGGCGGCCGCTCCATGACCTGGCCGCCCGGCTGA
- a CDS encoding MFS transporter, with protein sequence MLRVLRQRDYGLLWFAGLISTLGDFVLFVGLPYEIYRRTNSTLATAGMTLAFLVPSILLGSVAGVYVDRWDRRRLMIVVNLLQALIILPLLLVGQLGLWVIYAVLVAESSVSQLFNPARVALVPSVLSGGKEELLTANALTGVGQHLARLIGPAVGGVIVATGGLGAVAVIDSASFVVSAGMLALIRARPMAPRPTDSVEHAALSAWRRLVYEWRVGLRVVWHQPVLRALLVFATIVGIGEGLTITLFVVWTTDALHSDATGYGWVLSTQAIGGLAGALVIARLGARLRPLPLLIGSALAFGAIDLVLFTYPVVYPYIGPALVMLVIVGVPGAGLGAATTTLQQSETEDSHRGRVVGAIGAVAGVGALFGAVAAGILGEFLPVILLLVVQGSGYLIGGTAVALLVGRRRLSADKEGIGGVGSGGDRG encoded by the coding sequence ATGCTCCGGGTCCTTCGCCAGCGGGACTACGGGCTGCTGTGGTTCGCTGGCCTGATCTCCACGCTCGGCGACTTCGTGCTCTTCGTTGGCCTGCCGTACGAGATCTATCGCCGGACCAACTCGACGCTGGCCACCGCCGGGATGACGCTGGCATTTCTTGTTCCGAGCATCCTGCTCGGATCGGTGGCCGGGGTCTACGTGGACCGATGGGATCGCCGGCGCCTGATGATCGTGGTCAACCTCCTCCAGGCGCTGATCATCCTTCCGCTTCTGCTGGTCGGCCAGCTCGGCCTGTGGGTCATTTACGCCGTGCTGGTGGCGGAGAGCAGCGTCTCCCAGCTCTTCAACCCAGCCCGGGTGGCCCTTGTCCCGTCGGTGTTGAGCGGTGGAAAGGAGGAGCTGCTGACTGCCAATGCGCTCACCGGCGTGGGACAGCACCTGGCGCGGCTGATCGGGCCGGCGGTCGGCGGCGTGATCGTGGCCACCGGCGGGCTGGGAGCGGTCGCGGTCATCGACTCGGCCTCCTTCGTGGTATCGGCGGGCATGCTCGCATTGATTCGCGCTCGGCCGATGGCGCCGCGCCCCACCGACTCGGTCGAGCACGCGGCACTCTCCGCCTGGCGGCGGCTGGTGTACGAGTGGCGGGTTGGCCTGCGTGTGGTATGGCACCAGCCGGTGCTGCGCGCCCTGCTGGTCTTTGCCACCATCGTGGGCATCGGGGAAGGCCTGACCATCACACTGTTCGTGGTGTGGACCACGGACGCGCTGCATTCCGACGCCACGGGATACGGCTGGGTCCTCTCGACGCAGGCCATCGGCGGGCTGGCGGGCGCGCTGGTGATCGCGCGCCTTGGCGCGAGGTTGCGACCGCTGCCTCTGCTGATCGGCAGCGCCCTGGCGTTCGGCGCCATCGACCTGGTGCTCTTCACCTATCCGGTGGTCTATCCGTACATCGGGCCGGCGCTCGTGATGCTGGTGATCGTGGGCGTCCCGGGTGCCGGCCTGGGTGCGGCGACCACCACGCTGCAACAGTCCGAGACCGAGGACAGCCATCGTGGACGCGTCGTCGGAGCGATCGGCGCAGTGGCCGGCGTTGGTGCGCTTTTCGGTGCGGTCGCAGCCGGCATCCTGGGTGAATTCCTGCCGGTCATCCTGCTTCTCGTCGTGCAGGGGAGTGGCTACCTGATCGGTGGAACGGCCGTGGCGCTCCTCGTCGGCAGACGTCGCCTTAGTGCCGATAAGGAGGGAATCGGGGGTGTAGGCTCCGGCGGTGACCGCGGCTAG
- a CDS encoding plastocyanin/azurin family copper-binding protein produces MARIILFGSAVVGVLAVTLAYAVWSGQYEAEQPSPSAVASGSLAPGASPSAEGSAVASASAQAEPSAAASGATTTSTIAALDFGPDLTVAAGSSVTWTNNDTVAHTATEGSNGVAAPNARFDLQLAVGASDSYTFTDAGTYQVTCTLHPTMNMTVTVE; encoded by the coding sequence ATGGCGAGGATCATCCTGTTCGGCTCGGCGGTGGTGGGTGTCCTGGCTGTGACGCTCGCCTACGCCGTCTGGAGCGGCCAGTACGAGGCTGAGCAGCCCAGCCCGTCGGCGGTTGCCTCGGGAAGCCTCGCGCCGGGCGCGTCTCCGAGCGCCGAGGGGAGTGCAGTGGCCAGTGCATCGGCCCAGGCGGAGCCCAGTGCCGCTGCCAGTGGTGCGACGACAACGTCGACGATCGCCGCCTTGGACTTCGGCCCCGACCTGACGGTCGCAGCGGGTTCCAGTGTCACCTGGACGAACAACGACACCGTCGCCCACACGGCCACCGAGGGGTCGAACGGGGTCGCGGCACCCAACGCGCGCTTCGACCTCCAGCTGGCGGTCGGGGCGTCGGACAGCTACACGTTCACGGATGCGGGGACGTACCAGGTCACGTGCACCCTGCACCCGACGATGAACATGACGGTCACGGTGGAGTAA
- a CDS encoding pyridoxamine 5'-phosphate oxidase family protein, protein MNLDIYGHDPIPWSRALDQLVAAAASDTADAPQTWWLTTSGPDGQPHATGVGAWWADDRFYFTSGARTRKSRNLATNPRCAIAVALGDLDLVVEGTAGKVTDEATLERVAERAREGGWPATVKDGAFTAEYSAPSAGPPPWDLYVMTPHTAYGVATAEPFGATRWRFEP, encoded by the coding sequence ATGAACCTCGACATCTATGGCCATGACCCGATTCCGTGGTCGCGCGCCCTCGACCAGCTCGTGGCGGCGGCCGCGAGCGACACGGCGGATGCCCCGCAGACCTGGTGGCTGACCACCAGCGGCCCCGATGGGCAGCCGCACGCCACCGGAGTGGGTGCCTGGTGGGCCGATGACAGGTTCTACTTCACGAGCGGCGCGAGAACGCGGAAAAGCCGGAACCTGGCCACGAACCCAAGGTGCGCGATCGCTGTCGCACTCGGTGACCTCGACCTGGTGGTCGAAGGGACCGCTGGCAAGGTGACCGATGAGGCGACGCTTGAACGGGTCGCCGAGCGTGCCCGGGAAGGGGGCTGGCCGGCGACCGTGAAGGACGGCGCCTTCACCGCCGAGTACAGCGCCCCGAGCGCCGGGCCGCCGCCATGGGACCTGTATGTCATGACGCCGCACACGGCGTACGGAGTGGCCACTGCCGAACCGTTCGGAGCGACTCGCTGGCGCTTCGAACCCTGA
- the rpsU gene encoding 30S ribosomal protein S21, with protein MAEVRVGENESFESALRRFNKKIQQSGILAEARRREHYEKPSVKRKRKEAKKRKVTRE; from the coding sequence TTGGCAGAGGTCCGCGTGGGCGAGAACGAGTCGTTCGAGAGCGCGTTGCGCCGCTTCAACAAGAAGATCCAGCAATCGGGGATCCTGGCCGAGGCGCGACGCCGCGAGCACTACGAGAAGCCCAGCGTGAAGCGGAAGCGCAAGGAAGCCAAGAAGCGCAAGGTAACCCGCGAATAG
- a CDS encoding GatB/YqeY domain-containing protein, whose amino-acid sequence MTLQDRIETAMRDSMRARDERRTQTLRMAMSAAHNREIELGRSISDEDYVEILGKQVKQRRESIEAFRAGGREAMAANEEAEAEILAEFLPEPLSAEELETAVRAAIAETGASSPADLGRVMGKVVPQTKGRADGKAVSDLVRRLLGS is encoded by the coding sequence ATGACCCTGCAGGACCGGATCGAGACCGCCATGCGCGACTCGATGCGCGCCCGTGACGAGCGCCGCACCCAGACGCTGCGCATGGCAATGTCTGCCGCCCACAACCGCGAGATCGAGCTCGGCCGATCGATATCCGACGAGGACTACGTCGAGATCCTCGGCAAGCAGGTCAAGCAGCGCCGCGAGAGCATCGAGGCGTTCCGGGCCGGCGGTCGCGAGGCGATGGCCGCCAACGAGGAGGCCGAGGCCGAGATCCTGGCCGAGTTCCTGCCCGAGCCGCTCTCCGCCGAGGAGCTCGAGACGGCGGTCCGCGCAGCGATCGCGGAGACCGGCGCCTCGTCGCCGGCCGACCTCGGCCGGGTGATGGGCAAGGTCGTGCCGCAGACCAAGGGACGTGCCGACGGGAAGGCCGTCTCTGACCTCGTGCGGCGCCTGCTGGGGAGCTGA
- a CDS encoding HDIG domain-containing metalloprotein encodes MFIPRTLASTESSSGRGAWARTAIVGGFLAVAIFAVLSVNVGSGRLNLSVGDVAQADITAPLTRSFVSDSQTEAARTAAANAVAPVYEQIGPPADIRDRQLVAYDKITRAVRNVLLQRDAGTITEDELHQQLSSAVPALADDQVSLLASLPVNNWMLMADAGRGVLEATLSAEVRDDRLAEARQQVRTNITNDLPQPQRELAGDLAAAQVAPNTQLSASKTAAARAAARARVVDVVVEVRQGEIVVREGDPITALDVEKLEQLGLTRPSLEAATLAGHALVAILLASLLVAFLWRFEPTIWFRNRSLLLFVLALLGTAVALRIAADRTLWAYVVPTAATVLLTAILLDGAAGAAMALALATLAGVMNQDAFGPAAYTLAGGLAAVITIVRAERLNVFVRAGVAIGLVNVVVLTAFNLMEQRDVAAILQGLAAGTVNAALAVFLAVGSFAVLGNLFGIMTVFQLLELANPSSRLLRRLLMETPGTYHHSVMVGNLAERAAETIGADPLLARVAAYYHDIGKMKNPLAFIENQAGAHNIHDDLTPESSARIIAGHVRDGIDLGYEFGLPVQIIGFIPQHHGTSVMSYFYGKALRELGGDEEVAARDRYRYPGPKPQSREAAILMLADGVEASVRSLEEKDEVSIRDMVNRIVDARVEDGQLDEAELTLRNLSQIKEAFVQQLLGMYHTRIQYPDNVVPLEQEREA; translated from the coding sequence ATGTTCATCCCACGCACGCTGGCGAGCACTGAGTCGTCCTCGGGACGAGGGGCTTGGGCCCGCACGGCGATCGTCGGCGGCTTCCTGGCCGTGGCCATCTTCGCCGTCCTGAGCGTCAACGTTGGCAGCGGCCGGCTGAACCTGTCGGTTGGCGACGTCGCCCAGGCCGATATCACCGCTCCGTTGACGCGCAGCTTCGTCAGCGACTCGCAGACCGAGGCGGCCCGCACGGCAGCCGCCAACGCCGTCGCGCCGGTCTACGAACAGATCGGACCCCCTGCCGACATCCGCGACCGCCAGCTCGTCGCGTACGACAAGATCACGCGCGCGGTCCGCAACGTCCTCCTCCAGCGCGACGCCGGCACGATCACCGAGGACGAGCTGCACCAGCAACTCTCGTCGGCAGTCCCCGCCCTTGCCGACGACCAGGTCTCGCTGCTGGCGTCGCTGCCGGTGAACAACTGGATGCTCATGGCGGATGCAGGGCGGGGGGTGCTGGAGGCGACGCTCTCGGCGGAGGTGCGCGACGATCGGCTGGCCGAGGCTCGGCAGCAGGTACGGACCAACATCACCAACGACCTGCCCCAGCCGCAGCGTGAGCTGGCCGGCGACCTGGCCGCCGCCCAGGTGGCACCCAACACCCAGCTGTCTGCCTCGAAGACGGCCGCCGCCCGCGCCGCCGCCCGCGCCAGGGTCGTGGATGTGGTCGTGGAGGTGCGCCAGGGCGAGATCGTGGTGCGCGAGGGCGACCCCATCACGGCGCTCGACGTCGAGAAGCTCGAGCAGCTGGGCCTGACCCGGCCCAGCCTGGAAGCCGCCACGCTCGCCGGCCATGCCCTGGTGGCCATCCTGCTCGCCTCGCTGCTGGTCGCCTTCCTGTGGCGCTTCGAGCCGACCATCTGGTTCCGCAACCGCTCGCTGCTGCTCTTCGTGCTTGCGCTGCTGGGAACGGCGGTGGCGTTGCGCATCGCTGCGGATCGGACCCTGTGGGCCTACGTGGTGCCCACCGCGGCGACGGTCCTGCTGACTGCCATCCTGCTCGACGGCGCCGCCGGCGCTGCCATGGCGCTGGCCCTGGCAACCCTGGCGGGGGTCATGAACCAGGATGCCTTTGGCCCGGCGGCGTACACCCTCGCCGGTGGGCTGGCAGCCGTGATCACGATCGTCCGAGCCGAGCGGCTGAACGTGTTCGTGCGGGCGGGAGTCGCCATCGGCCTCGTCAACGTGGTGGTGCTCACCGCCTTCAACCTGATGGAGCAGCGCGACGTCGCGGCGATCCTGCAGGGGCTGGCTGCCGGGACGGTGAACGCCGCGCTGGCCGTCTTCCTGGCGGTCGGCTCGTTCGCCGTGCTCGGCAACCTGTTCGGGATCATGACCGTCTTCCAGCTGCTCGAGCTGGCGAACCCGTCGTCGCGCCTGCTGCGCAGGCTGCTGATGGAGACCCCGGGGACCTATCACCACAGCGTCATGGTCGGCAACCTCGCCGAGCGGGCGGCCGAGACGATCGGCGCGGACCCGCTCCTTGCCCGCGTGGCGGCCTACTACCACGACATCGGCAAGATGAAGAACCCGCTTGCCTTCATCGAGAACCAGGCCGGTGCGCACAACATCCACGACGACCTGACGCCCGAGTCGAGCGCCCGCATCATCGCCGGCCACGTGCGCGACGGGATCGACCTGGGATACGAGTTCGGGCTGCCGGTGCAGATCATCGGCTTCATCCCGCAGCACCACGGCACGAGCGTGATGAGCTACTTCTACGGCAAGGCGCTGCGCGAGCTGGGCGGCGACGAGGAGGTCGCCGCGCGCGACCGCTATCGCTACCCGGGGCCGAAGCCGCAGAGCCGCGAGGCAGCGATCCTGATGCTGGCCGATGGCGTCGAGGCATCGGTCCGGTCGCTCGAGGAGAAGGACGAGGTCTCGATCCGTGACATGGTCAATCGCATCGTCGATGCACGGGTCGAGGATGGGCAGCTCGATGAGGCGGAGCTGACCCTGCGCAACCTGTCGCAGATCAAGGAAGCCTTTGTCCAGCAGCTGCTGGGCATGTACCACACCCGCATCCAGTACCCCGACAACGTCGTGCCGCTTGAGCAAGAACGCGAGGCTTGA
- the ybeY gene encoding rRNA maturation RNase YbeY, producing the protein MGCVVTFHHRISQDRLTAAMEPQAPDAFHALLESALGETAEAATGSQDVEIELTLCGDEEMTHLNFDHMGERGPTDVLAFPLHQWSIDMGHSHLADEDAGTPPGPLLLGDVVIDVDQAVRQAVDGGWSPAQEIALLSVHGTLHLVGHDHVEIEDEEAMRAIERRVLARLHKRHADVGWQPGSLFDQPANTVSAGA; encoded by the coding sequence ATGGGCTGCGTCGTCACCTTTCACCATCGGATCAGCCAGGATCGGCTGACCGCGGCGATGGAGCCCCAGGCCCCCGACGCATTTCACGCGCTGCTTGAGTCGGCGCTGGGCGAGACCGCCGAAGCGGCGACGGGCTCCCAGGACGTCGAGATCGAGCTGACGCTGTGCGGCGACGAGGAGATGACGCACCTCAACTTCGACCACATGGGCGAGCGCGGACCGACCGACGTTCTCGCCTTTCCGCTCCACCAATGGTCGATCGACATGGGGCATTCGCACCTGGCCGATGAGGATGCCGGCACTCCGCCCGGACCCCTCCTGCTGGGCGACGTGGTGATCGACGTCGACCAGGCGGTTCGCCAGGCGGTCGACGGCGGCTGGAGCCCGGCACAGGAGATCGCTCTGTTGTCGGTGCATGGCACGCTCCACCTGGTTGGCCACGACCACGTGGAGATCGAGGACGAAGAGGCGATGCGGGCCATCGAGCGGCGGGTCCTGGCACGGCTGCACAAGCGACACGCCGACGTGGGCTGGCAGCCCGGCTCGCTCTTCGACCAGCCAGCCAACACGGTCTCCGCCGGCGCCTAG